The Vigna unguiculata cultivar IT97K-499-35 chromosome 6, ASM411807v1, whole genome shotgun sequence genome contains a region encoding:
- the LOC114188701 gene encoding homeobox-leucine zipper protein ATHB-14-like — MALSLHKDSANNQMDSSKYVRYTPEQVEALERVYAECPKPSSLRRQQLIRECPILSNIEPKQIKVWFQNRRCREKQRKEASRLQTVNRKLSAMNKLLMEENDRLQKQVSHLVYENGYMKQQIQTASAGTTTDNSCESVVMSGQNQQQNPTPQHPNRDANNPAGLLAIAEETLAEFLSKATGTAVDWVQMIGMKPGPDSIGIVAVSRNCSGVAARACGLVSLEPTKVAEILKDRQSWYRDCRCVEVLSIVPTGNGGTIELMYMQTYAPTTLAAARDFWTLRYTTSLEDGSLVICERSLTSSTGGPTGPPSTTFIRAEMLPSGYLIRPCEGGGSIIHIVDHIDLDVWSVPEVLRPLYESSKILAQKLTIAALQHIRQIAQESSGEIQYGGGRQPAVLRTFSQRLCRGFNDAVNGFVDDGWSLMGTDGVEDVTIAINSSPNKFLGSNYNASMFPAFGGGVLCAKASMLLQNVPPALLVRFLREHRSEWADYGVDAYSAACLKASPYAVPCARPGGFPSSQVILPLAHTIEHEEFLEVVRIEGHAFSPEDVTLARDMYLLQLCSGVDENAIGACAQLVFAPIDESFADDALLLPSGFRVIPLDPKSDGPAATRTLDLASTMEVGSANARPAGEADLNGYNLRSVLTIAFQFTFENHTRDNVAAMARQYVRSVVGSVQRVAMAIAPSRLSTQLGPKSLPGSPEALTLARWISRSYRIHTGTELFRAESTAGDAILKQLWHHSDAIMCCSVKTNASPVFTFANQAGLDMLETTLVALQDIMLDKVLDESGRKILCSEFSKIMQQGFAYLPAGICVSSMNRPVSYEQAIAWKVLNDDDSNHCLAFMFMSWSFV, encoded by the exons ATGGCACTTTCTTTGCACAAGGACTCGGCCAACAACCAGATGGATTCAAGCAAGTATGTTAGGTACACACCTGAGCAGGTTGAGGCTTTGGAGAGGGTCTATGCGGAATGTCCCAAGCCAAGTTCTTTGCGGAGGCAGCAACTCATCAGAGAGTGCCCTATCCTTTCCAATATTGAACCCAAACAAATCAAAGTTTGGTTTCAGAATAGAAG GTGTCGTGAGAAGCAGAGGAAGGAAGCCTCTCGACTGCAGACAGTGAACAGAAAGCTGTCTGCGATGAACAAACTGTTAATGGAAGAGAATGACCGTTTGCAGAAGCAGGTTTCTCATCTGGTTTACGAGAATGGATATATGAAGCAACAGATACAGACT GCCTCTGCTGGCACCACCACAGACAATAGCTGTGAGTCTGTGGTAATGAGTGGTCAGAATCAACAGCAAAACCCAACACCTCAGCATCCCAATAGGGATGCCAACAACCCAGCTGG TCTTCTCGCCATAGCTGAGGAGACCCTGGCAGAGTTCCTTTCCAAGGCTACTGGGACTGCTGTCGACTGGGTCCAGATGATTGGGATGAAG CCTGGTCCGGATTCGATTGGAATCGTCGCTGTTTCCCGCAACTGTAGTGGTGTGGCAGCACGAGCCTGCGGCCTTGTGAGTCTTGAACCCACTAAG GTTGCTGAGATTCTTAAAGATCGACAGTCATGGTATCGTGACTGCCGATGCGTGGAAGTATTAAGTATAGTTCCCACAGGGAATGGGGGCACCATAGAGCTCATGTACATGCAG ACATATGCGCCCACAACATTGGCAGCAGCGCGGGACTTTTGGACACTGAGATACACGACAAGCTTGGAAGATGGAAGTCTTGTG ATATGCGAGAGATCATTGACATCCTCAACTGGTGGTCCCACAGGGCCTCCTTCAACAACCTTTATTAGAGCTGAAATGCTTCCCAGTGGTTATCTCATTAGACCGTGTGAGGGTGGTGGGTCCATTATTCACATAGTTGATCATATTGATTTAGAT GTATGGAGTGTCCCTGAAGTTCTGAGGCCCCTGTATGAATCATCAAAAATCTTGGCTCAGAAATTGACCATTGCT GCCTTGCAACATATTCGACAGATAGCACAGGAATCGAGTGGAGAAATTCAATATGGTGGGGGACGCCAGCCTGCTGTATTGAGAACATTTAGTCAGAGACTTTGCAG GGGATTTAATGATGCGGTGAATGGGTTTGTTGATGATGGATGGTCGCTGATGGGTACTGACGGGGTGGAAGATGTGACTATAGCTATAAACTCTTCTCCTAACAAATTTTTGGGGTCCAATTATAATGCTTCCATGTTCCCAGCATTTGGAGGTGGGGTCTTGTGTGCCAAGGCATCAATGCTTCTGCAG AATGTTCCACCTGCTTTGCTTGTTCGTTTTTTGAGAGAGCATCGATCTGAATGGGCTGATTACGGGGTTGATGCATACTCTGCTGCATGCCTTAAAGCGAGTCCCTATGCAGTTCCCTGTGCAAGACCTGGTGGCTTCCCCAGCAGCCAGGTCATTTTACCTCTTGCTCATACTATTGAGCATGAAGAG TTCCTGGAGGTGGTTCGTATAGAGGGTCATGCATTTTCTCCTGAGGATGTCACGTTGGCACGTGATATGTATCTATTGCAG CTATGCAGTGGAGTTGATGAAAATGCAATTGGAGCATGTGCTCAACTTGTGTTTGCTCCTATTGACGAGTCTTTTGCAGATGATGCTCTGTTACTGCCATCTGGTTTTCGTGTCATTCCATTAGATCCTAAATCA GATGGTCCAGCTGCAACTCGAACGTTGGATTTGGCATCAACAATGGAAGTAGGATCCGCTAATGCTCGGCCGGCCGGTGAAGCTGATTTGAATGGCTACAACCTTCGGTCGGTCCTTACTATTGCTTTCCAATTTACCTTTGAAAATCATACGCGGGACAATGTTGCTGCAATGGCTCGCCAGTATGTGCGTAGTGTTGTTGGATCTGTTCAGAGAGTTGCCATGGCAATTGCTCCTTCAAGGCTTAGTACTCAACTGGGGCCAAAGTCACTTCCTGGTTCCCCTGAGGCCCTTACCTTAGCACGATGGATCAGTCGAAGCTACAG GATCCACACTGGCACAGAGCTTTTTAGAGCTGAGTCCACTGCAGGTGATGCAATCTTGAAGCAACTTTGGCACCATTCCGATGCAATCATGTGCTGTTCTGTGAAAACAAAT GCATCTCCGGTATTCACCTTTGCTAATCAAGCCGGGTTAGACATGCTTGAAACTACTCTAGTCGCACTTCAAGACATAATGCTTGATAAAGTTCTTGATGAATCTGGCAGGAAGATTCTTTGCTCTGAGTTCTCCAAGATAATGCAACAG GGTTTTGCTTATCTACCAGCTGGGATATGTGTATCAAGTATGAATCGGCCAGTGTCTTATGAGCAGGCCATTGCATGGAAAGTCCTGAATGACGATGATTCTAATCACTGCCTAGCCTTCATGTTTATGAGTTGGTCTTTTGTATGA